The Mycobacterium sp. SMC-4 sequence CCCGGCAGCGGGGGTGCTGCTGAGGGTCAGGAGAACAGTGGGTGGCAGATCAGCAATAAGGTTGCCGCCCTTGCCGATCAGGACAACACGGCGCACTCCGAGCTGGAATCGGCAGCGGGATCGTCAGGGCTGCATCAGGGGGAGATGACCGCGATCATCGATCAGGCTGTTGCTGACGTGCAGTCGATGGGGCTGGCCACCAACACTCCAGAAGGTAAGCGGGCGTTGATCACCGCCATCATGCAGCGGCTGGAAGAGACCCGCGGGACTGCCGATGCGGGGACCGCTGATGCGGGTACTCATGCGGCCTCGTCGGCGGCGAATGTCGCGGGGTACAACGATATTGGCGGTGCGCCGCGCGGCCCGTCACCGTTGGCCGGGTTCGGCGGCGCCATGCCCGGGATGGGTGGCGGGATGCCCGGCGGCATGCCAGGTATGGGTGGCGGGATGCCGGGTATGGGCGGTCTTTCTGCGCTGGGGCAGCCGTTGAGCGCCTTGAGCGGACTGGCCTCCCCGGCCGGACAGACCATCACCAAAGCAGCGTCGACCAAGCCTAGTGGCGGTGCCGATCGCGGGCTGGATACGAGCGGTCCCGGCCGTGCCAATGAGCGTGGGCTGCAGAAGTACACCAAGCTGATGAACCGGGCTATCAGTGCTGCGTTCCCTGAGATCAAGGAAATTGGTGGGGTTCGCTCGGATTCGCTGCACTGGCATCCCGACGGGTTGGCCCTGGACATCATGATCCCTAACTGGGATACCCCCGAAGGGCGCCAGCTCGGCAATGAGGTCGTCAACTTCCTGGTCCGTAATCGCACCGAGCTGGGGTTGGACCACATGATCTGGCGACAGCAGATGATTCAGCCTGATGGAAGCGCATCGATGATGGGTGATCGCGGTGGCTCCACGCAGAACCACATGGATCACGTACACGCGGTCTCGATCGGCGGGGGAAGGTAGAAGTGGCGGGATCGAACGAATCTGAGAAGCAGCGGCCGCCGCGGCGGCGTGGCACCGGGCTGACGTATGCCTCGTTGGAGCAGGTCGCCGCGTGGCGGTTTCTGTGGCATCGGATGGCGGTCGCGGTGGCTCGACATTCGGTGCGCCTGGTGCACGATCCGTCGAAGAACTACGGGGCGTCGACCCTGGTAGGTGTGGTGATTGCTGCGCTGGCGCTCGGGGTGTGTTTTGTGTTGGCGTGGCTGCGGCCCGCCGGCCAGATCGGGGAGTCCAAGCTGGTGGCCGATCGCGCCAGTGGGGCACTGTATGTCGATATCGGCGGAACGATGCACCCAGTCCTGAACTTGGCGTCGGCCCGTCTGATCCTGGGCCAGGATGCGTCTCCCAAGCTAGTACCGATGGCTCAGATCGAGGACCGTCCGATGGGTCCGATGGTCGGGATCATCGGCGCCCCTAATGACTTGGCTCCGCGCACCCCGCAGACCACCGGGTGGGGTTTGTGCGACAGGCTCGGCTCCGGTGGACCGCAGAGTAAGCCCTCGGTCACGGTGCTCGCCGGCGACTTGGAGTTGGGTGATTGGTCGCACGAGATGCATTCACCGCAGGCGGTGCTGATGAACTATGGCGGCTCGGTGTATCTGGTGACCGATGGCCACCGATCGTCGATCGACCTCGCAGATCGTCCGGTCATGTTGGCACTGGGTATTCAGGCCGGTGGTGTGCGGCCCGCGCCGATGTCGAAGGCCCTGTTTGAGGCTTTGATTCCTACTGCGCCTTTGCGGGTTCCGGCGGTGCCCAATCCTGGCGGGCCTGTCGGGTACGCCACGACGCAGCTGCCAGTCGTGTCGGGGTCGGTGGTGCGCTCGGTATCCGCTGATGGGCAGCAGCAGTTCTTTGTGGCCTTGCCTGCCGGCATGCAGTTGATTCCCGAAACGGTGGCGTTGATGTTGAGCAACGCCGACCCATCTGGTCAGGGCCGGGTGCTTGAAGCGGCACCGCACATAGTTGCTGACGCGCCGCAGGCGGTGGGCTTCGATGTCTCGAAGTATCCCCGGGGTCCCCTGACATTGTTGGACAAGGCGGTGGAGCCCGTCACGTGCGTGGTGTGGAGCAAGGACGCCAATGAGGCGCAGGCCAGCGTAAGGACGGTCTCGGGGCGTCGGCTACCTATCCCGGTCAGTGAGGAGCCCAAGGTGATGCGGATGGTCTCTGGACAGGCCAACGATGCTGCCGATGCGGTCTATCTGGGCTCCGGTAGCGCGAATTTTGTTCAGGTCACGGGTGTGGAGCCAGACTCGCCGCGTCGTGAGTCGTTGTGGTGGATAGGCGATACCGGGGTTCGGTTCGGGATTGATGTCGCGGGGCAGGGCAATTCCACACAGCAGGCCTTGGGGTTGAAGGACACGACGCCGACGCGGGCTCCGTGGACGGTGATCCGATGGCTGCCGGCGGGCCCACTGTTGTCGGAGCAGGCGGCGCGTGTGGAGCGGGACACGGTGATCAACATTCCGGGCCAGCGGTTGCAGAGCGAGGGGAACTGACCGTAATGACCAAGCAGGGATTCGATAAGGAGAAGGTGCGCTCGCCGGAGCTTGGTGAGCGCAGCCTGACATTGCCCGAGCTGGCTGAATTGGTGCGTCCGCCGCAGTCTCGGCCGCCCATGTGGGTGTGGATCTTGGTGTTCGTCATCGCCGTGGTGACGTTGTTGGTCATCATGATCCGTAGCGGAGCGCGCACGATGGGTATGGGCGGCCTGTTCATTCTGCCGATCATGCTGATGTCGGTGTTCATGATGATGCGCAACCGCGGGGGCGGGCAGAATGAGAAAGCACGGCCGGCGGCATTGGCGGCCAGCCGGGTAGATTATGCGCGCACTCTCGATGAGTTGCGTGAAGATGTCCATGAGGGCGCCCGGGCGCAGGCCCGCGAGATCGCCTACCACCATCCCAACCCCTCTGAGGGTGCGCTGTTAACTCTGGTCGGCACAGCCCGAATGTGGGAGCGCTCCCCGAATGACCGGAACTTCGGGCACGTGCGTATCGGCGTCGGCGTAACACGGCTGAGGACGAAAATACTTCCTCCCCAGAAGGTTCCGCCGCCAGAGTTTCGGGAGACGGCCACGGCAATTGCCGCCCGCGATTTCTTGTTGACACAGAATGTGGTCCACGACGTCGCTCGGCCGCTGCATTTGTTTGACCAGATGGGGTGGTCGTTCTTTACCGCCGAGGATGATCAGCGCCCGATCGTTCAGGGATTGCTTCGCGCGATGGTCTGCCAGCTGTGCGCGTTCCATGGTCCGGATGTGGTGCGGTTGGCGATCATCAGCGATGACGAGGCGGCGTGGCAGGGCGCTAAATGGCTTCCCCACGTGGGTGATCCGGTTCTCGTTGATGCCTCCGGGCCGGTGCGGATGATCTATTCCGATGTGGGGGAGTTTATGGATCGGCATGGAACTGCGCTGCAATCAAAGGGTCCGTGGTCAGCCCGCATGGAGGGGATGCCACCTCCCGACGATCACATGGTGGTAGTGGTGGACTCGCCGGGGGCGAACTGCGCTCCACTGCTCGGGGTGCTCAAGAGCGGTGACCTCGGTGAGCCGGTAGACGCGATGGGGTTCGCCGGTTTGTGTGTGTTGGAGGCCACCGGAGATACGTTCTCAGCATTGGCGACATCGGCAACAGCATTCGTCCTTGATGACCAGGCCAGCTTGCTGCGCGCCGAGGAGGTGCTGTGATGACCGAGGTGTCTAGCCGGTACGCCAAGGGTCTCAAATTCGCCGCAAAGCCGGACGTGATGTCGCAGGTGGAGTTCGAGGTTTTTGCTCGGGCGATATCGCGGTTTGAGCGTGAAGATGCTGCGACACGTCTGCTGGCTGAGCGGGCCGCTGATGCTCGGGCAGGCCAGGATTTCTTGGACTTCTTCGAAATCGCGGATGCCCGACAGTGGGATCCGCACACGTTGTGGTCGAAGATGACTGTGCAGAACAGGTTGCGGGCGGCGTTGGGCAAGAACCCGACCTCCGGCAAGCCGGTGTGGTTGGACTTGAAAGAGTCCGATGAAAGCGGCATGGGTCCGCACGGCATGTTGACCGGTCAGATCGGCTCGGGGAAATCCGAGACGTTGGTGGCGTTCATTTTGGCGTTGGCCATGACGCACAATCCCGAAGTGCTGCAGCTGATTTTGGGCGACTTCAAGGGTGAGACGGCGATGATGGCGCTGGCTGACTTGCCTCAGGTTCAGGGTGTCATTTCCAATCTCGAAGAATCCTCGTCCCGACTGGATCGCCTGGAGGACATGCTCAACGGTGAGGTGGTGCGTCGCGAGACGATCTTGAAGGCCGCCGGGTATAAGGATGTCCGCAACTATGAACGGGCGCGGGCGACGACGCGTCCGGAACTGGAGCCGCTGGGCGCTCTGTTGATCGTGCTGGACGAGTTCTCCGAGCTGCTGAAAATCCGGCCCGCGCTGACCGGAACGTTTGACACGGTGGCGCGTAAAGGTCGCGGGCTCTGGATGCATATTCTGAACGCATCCCAGCGAGTCGAGTCCGGTCGCATGGCCGGAATGATCAGCCAGCAGACCTACTCGATCGGATTGAAGCTCAAGGACGCCGGGCAGTCGCGTCAGGCGATCGGTTCGCCGAAAGCGTATACCGACCTGATCGGGGCGCCGGTGGGTACCGGTTTCTTGGTCCACGAGGACGAACATCAGTTGTTCCGGTCGTTTTACGTGTCAGCGCCCTTCATTGCGCCAGTGGTGGGCAAGGCGCAGCGTCGACGCCAAGAGGGCCAGTTCATCGACGCGCACCGCTTCGATGCCGGCGTGCACTCCTTGCCGATCGACATCGAGCTAGTCGATGACGAGGATGATCGCGCAGCTCAAGAGCAGGCCGAGGCGCAGGCCTTGGCCGAGACAGACGTCGATTCCCCGACGGTGGTCTCGACTCTGGTCGGGCGATTGGCCGAAGCAGGCCGTACCTGCCGTCCGATGCACCGGATGTATCTTCCTCCGCTGGAAGACATTCCAGCGATCCCGTTGGACGAGATGGCTCAGGAGTTCTGGGGCCGGGACTGGCTGGATGTCACCGCGGACGCCGGTTTACGGGTGCCCTACGGCCGGGCCGATGACCCGTTTGCTCACAGCCAGGCCTTGGTTGTGGCGGACCTGTCCAGGGCTCAGGGCAACGTGATGGCGGTCGGAGCACCGCAGAGCGGGAAGTCGACCGCGGTGCAGACGATCGTTGCATCCCTGGCGATTTCGCACAGTCCGCAACGGGTGCAGTTCTACGGTGTCGATTTCGGTGGCGGCAGACTCGACGCGTTAACAGGGTTGCCGCACGTAGCTGGGATCGCAGGCCAGGGCAACGCGGAGAAGGTCGCCCGGGTGGTCAGTGAGGTCGAGCGGATTCTCAGGGACCGGGTGCGCAGCTGGGAAATCGCGGGGTGCGATCTGGAAGAATTCCGTGCGCGGAAGTTCGCCGGCAAGCCCGGCGAAGTCCCCGACGACGGTCATGGCGATGTGTTCCTGCTCGTGGACAATCTCCCCGGGCTCAAACAGCAGGACATAGATCTGCACGGCCGGATCGTCGCACTCGGGTCAGGCTCGGCACTGAACTACGGCATTCATTTACTCGTGACCAACGACCAGTGGGCGACAGCGAATCTGACCCTCAAGGACAAGTGCGGCACACGCGTCGAGATGCGAGTACAGGAACCCACTCAGAGCGAGGCCGGTGATCGTCAGATGGCCGCGGCGGTGCCCGATCAGCCAGGCCGGGGACTGATCAAGGACGCCGGCAAGACGTTGCACTTCCTGGCAGGGGTGCCAGTGTCGTCAACGGTCCTCTCCCCGGTCGGTTCTGATTACGGCCAAGATGCGGTCCAACAGACGTGCGCGCTCATCGCGCAGCGCTGGAGTGCTCTCGGCGTAGCCCCTGCCCCGACGTTGCCGACGTTGCCCTCTGAGGTGAGTTACGTCGAACTCGATGATGTGCCGCGCGGGACGTTGAAACTCGGGATCGGTGAGCACGCGCTGGCTACGGTGGGTGTCAACCTGGCTGAATGCCCA is a genomic window containing:
- the eccB gene encoding type VII secretion protein EccB, which gives rise to MAGSNESEKQRPPRRRGTGLTYASLEQVAAWRFLWHRMAVAVARHSVRLVHDPSKNYGASTLVGVVIAALALGVCFVLAWLRPAGQIGESKLVADRASGALYVDIGGTMHPVLNLASARLILGQDASPKLVPMAQIEDRPMGPMVGIIGAPNDLAPRTPQTTGWGLCDRLGSGGPQSKPSVTVLAGDLELGDWSHEMHSPQAVLMNYGGSVYLVTDGHRSSIDLADRPVMLALGIQAGGVRPAPMSKALFEALIPTAPLRVPAVPNPGGPVGYATTQLPVVSGSVVRSVSADGQQQFFVALPAGMQLIPETVALMLSNADPSGQGRVLEAAPHIVADAPQAVGFDVSKYPRGPLTLLDKAVEPVTCVVWSKDANEAQASVRTVSGRRLPIPVSEEPKVMRMVSGQANDAADAVYLGSGSANFVQVTGVEPDSPRRESLWWIGDTGVRFGIDVAGQGNSTQQALGLKDTTPTRAPWTVIRWLPAGPLLSEQAARVERDTVINIPGQRLQSEGN
- a CDS encoding cell division protein FtsK, with the translated sequence MTKQGFDKEKVRSPELGERSLTLPELAELVRPPQSRPPMWVWILVFVIAVVTLLVIMIRSGARTMGMGGLFILPIMLMSVFMMMRNRGGGQNEKARPAALAASRVDYARTLDELREDVHEGARAQAREIAYHHPNPSEGALLTLVGTARMWERSPNDRNFGHVRIGVGVTRLRTKILPPQKVPPPEFRETATAIAARDFLLTQNVVHDVARPLHLFDQMGWSFFTAEDDQRPIVQGLLRAMVCQLCAFHGPDVVRLAIISDDEAAWQGAKWLPHVGDPVLVDASGPVRMIYSDVGEFMDRHGTALQSKGPWSARMEGMPPPDDHMVVVVDSPGANCAPLLGVLKSGDLGEPVDAMGFAGLCVLEATGDTFSALATSATAFVLDDQASLLRAEEVL
- the eccCb gene encoding type VII secretion protein EccCb is translated as MTEVSSRYAKGLKFAAKPDVMSQVEFEVFARAISRFEREDAATRLLAERAADARAGQDFLDFFEIADARQWDPHTLWSKMTVQNRLRAALGKNPTSGKPVWLDLKESDESGMGPHGMLTGQIGSGKSETLVAFILALAMTHNPEVLQLILGDFKGETAMMALADLPQVQGVISNLEESSSRLDRLEDMLNGEVVRRETILKAAGYKDVRNYERARATTRPELEPLGALLIVLDEFSELLKIRPALTGTFDTVARKGRGLWMHILNASQRVESGRMAGMISQQTYSIGLKLKDAGQSRQAIGSPKAYTDLIGAPVGTGFLVHEDEHQLFRSFYVSAPFIAPVVGKAQRRRQEGQFIDAHRFDAGVHSLPIDIELVDDEDDRAAQEQAEAQALAETDVDSPTVVSTLVGRLAEAGRTCRPMHRMYLPPLEDIPAIPLDEMAQEFWGRDWLDVTADAGLRVPYGRADDPFAHSQALVVADLSRAQGNVMAVGAPQSGKSTAVQTIVASLAISHSPQRVQFYGVDFGGGRLDALTGLPHVAGIAGQGNAEKVARVVSEVERILRDRVRSWEIAGCDLEEFRARKFAGKPGEVPDDGHGDVFLLVDNLPGLKQQDIDLHGRIVALGSGSALNYGIHLLVTNDQWATANLTLKDKCGTRVEMRVQEPTQSEAGDRQMAAAVPDQPGRGLIKDAGKTLHFLAGVPVSSTVLSPVGSDYGQDAVQQTCALIAQRWSALGVAPAPTLPTLPSEVSYVELDDVPRGTLKLGIGEHALATVGVNLAECPHFYAVGSAKSGRTTVLKTLITSIQHSFTPEAAKIIAFDVGLELGAFIDPAYLTFYSSDAQEIGEAAKKLAAKFAERTPPADASPEQKARWRFNGPRYFIVIDDFTLLNVPGYSSMSLVAPLEQAVSRGRQIGLHLLVASSVKNWMSTTGGNKIISGMSAAGAGVLILDGARDDGPIVAGIRAAPRAPGRGELVYPKGGRQVIQVATPPLPEGYSPIAHSDEW